The genome window CGATTGTTCAATTGCTTATTATCAATAAATGGTGTCAGAACATGTGGGTTTTGAGAGATCCTAAAGTCATATTTTTGATCCCAAGCAATGTAGATCAACAAACGTTCGATCGCATGCAATATCGAATTTTGAGGTAGTGGTTCAGCCGGAACATCTGCTACTGTCAAATTCAAATCAAAGAGTGGTTTCAAAGCATCGTATTTAAACCAAACAAAGGTCCCATAACTCATGACAAAGGTATTGAGATTTTTGAAGTCAATCGTCTTGGTCGCTCCCATTCGTTCCCAGAGCTTGTTCATCTCTGGTGAAATAAGAGCCTCATTCCAAGCAACCACTATTCGATTGTAACGGAAGAAAGTTGGAATATCTGCGATAGTGATTCCGACTTTTGGATTGACTTCCATATTGGCTAGGATTTTATCAGCCGGTTTGACCAACATCTCGATCAATTCTTTTCGCCAAGATTCACCTGCCCAGAAATCTGCTTCTTTAGATTTCTTAGTATGGAAATGGCCAACATAATCATATTGAGAGAGTTGCTCTTTTAAGAGCAGCATTGGCAATACATCTCGTCCAATGTTTCCAGTCACCACAACCGTCGCATCTTGTGCCCGATTAGAAAGAATTTGTCCAATATCCTGCTTCTTCTCTTCTACATCTGTCGTAATCCATAAGTCATAAGCAAAATGAAAAGCTTGGAAAGCATCTAGAAACTCTTCTAAAAGATCCACATAAAAGACATGGAGATGCACCGCAACTTTTTTATCAAAATCATCTGCCAATTCTTGGTTTATCAAGTACTTACGCGATAACAAATACGGATAGTCCGGACGATCAATCATAGACATATGGTTAAGAATCAAATCTAATGGATATTCCGATATACGTTCCAATTCGTCAAAAATGTAAGGCATGATTCCTTCATTGTTTGCAATGGTCTTGACCTTGATAAAAGGAACCTTATGTTTGAGAATGGCGGTAGGATTGTAGTAAGAAAAGTCTGGATAGAGCATCCCTGTGGTGTCTTCATGAATGGTATCAAAGACCG of Streptococcus sp. S5 contains these proteins:
- a CDS encoding rhamnan synthesis F family protein; this translates as MQRLLLYVHYNKFNFISGHVLYQLENIRPLYSRVVFISNSQLPEDVKSNLVAQHLVDDILERQNSGFDFAAWRDGMKTVGFDQLAHFDSVTLMNDTCFGPLWDLEPIYQRFENDNEVDFWGMTNYRKDKDFNEHIQSYYLSFKKQVLTSSAFHEFWQGVQDFTNVQDVIDNYETKVTTNLLDAGFRYKTVFDTIHEDTTGMLYPDFSYYNPTAILKHKVPFIKVKTIANNEGIMPYIFDELERISEYPLDLILNHMSMIDRPDYPYLLSRKYLINQELADDFDKKVAVHLHVFYVDLLEEFLDAFQAFHFAYDLWITTDVEEKKQDIGQILSNRAQDATVVVTGNIGRDVLPMLLLKEQLSQYDYVGHFHTKKSKEADFWAGESWRKELIEMLVKPADKILANMEVNPKVGITIADIPTFFRYNRIVVAWNEALISPEMNKLWERMGATKTIDFKNLNTFVMSYGTFVWFKYDALKPLFDLNLTVADVPAEPLPQNSILHAIERLLIYIAWDQKYDFRISQNPHVLTPFIDNKQLNNREDLQPHTFVDFNQIGGIKGALKYIVIGPARAVKYILKRMIKRK